CGCTTCATCCCCGGCGCCACCGGCGACTGGGAAGTCATCGTTGGCATGGAAGTCCACGCCCAGGTGCTGTCCAATTCGAAGCTTTTCTCCGGCGCTTCGACGGAATTCGGCAAGCCGCAGAATTCGAATGTCTCGATGGTCGACGCTGCCATGCCCGGCATGCTGCCTGTCATCAATGAGGAATGCGTTAAGCAGGCGGTGCGCACCGGCCTCGGCCTGAAAGCACAGATCAACAAGCGCTCGCTGTTTGATCGCAAAAACTATTTCTATCCTGACCTGCCGCAGGGCTATCAGATCTCGCAGTTCAAGGATCCGATCGTCGGCGAGGGCAAGATCGTCATTTCACTTGGGCCAGACCGCCAGGGCCAGTTCGAGGATATCGAGATCGGCATCGAGCGCCTGCATCTGGAGCAGGATGCCGGCAAGTCGATGCATGACCAGCACGCGACCATGTCCTATGTCGACCTCAACCGTTCCGGTGTCGCGCTGATGGAGATCGTCTCCAAGCCCGACATGCGCTCGTCCGACGAGGCCAAGGCCTATATGACCAAGCTGCGCTCGATCGTGCGTTATCTCGGCACCTGCGACGGCAACATGGACGAGGGCTCTATGCGTGCCGACGTCAACGTCTCCGTCCGCCGTCCGGGCGAGGATTTCGGCACGCGTTGCGAGATCAAGAACGTCAACTCCATCCGTTTCATCGGCCAGGCGATCGAATATGAAGCCCGTCGCCAGATCGGCATTCTGGAGGACGGTGGCAAGATCGATCAGGAGACCCGCCTCTTCGACCCGAACAAGGGCGAGACGCGTTCGATGCGCTCCAAGGAGGATGCGCACGACTATCGTTATTTCCCCGATCCTGATCTGCTGCCGCTCGAATTCGACGACGCCTTTATCAAGACGCTCGAAGCCGATCTGCCGGAATTGCCTGACGACAAGAAGGAGCGCTTCGTGCGCGAGCTCGGCCTGTCGATCTACGACGCCTCGGTGCTCGTTTCCGAAAAAGCGATCGCTGATTATTTCGAAGCCGTCGCCGCAGGCCGTGACGGCAAGACGGCCGCCAACTGGGTGATCAACGATCTGCTCGGCGCACTGAACCGCACCGGCAAGGACATCGAGCAGACGCCGGTTTCGCCGGCCCAGCTCGGCGCCATCATCGATCTCATCAAGGCGGGAACCATATCCGGCAAGATCGCCAAGGATCTCTTCGAGATCGTGCTCGCCGAGGGCGGCGATCCCGCCGAGATCGTCGAGGCGCGCGGCATGAAGCAGGTGACCGATACCGGCGCGATCGAAAAGGCCGTGGACGAGATCATCGCCGCCAATCCCGATCAGGTCGAAAAGGTCAAGGCGAAACCGACCATGGCAGCATGGTTCGTCGGCCAGGTGATGAAGGCGACCGGCGGCAAGGCCAATCCGCAGGCTGTCCAGGCCCTCGTCAAAGCGAAGCTCGGCATCGAGGAGTAGCGGTGTATTTCGTCCGCACCGCCGGCGAGCGCGACCTGGAGAAGGTGCGCGCCCTCTTGGTGGAGAGCTTTCATGCCACCTATGACGGCCTGCATGGCAGAGCCAAGGTGGCGGATCTGATCGCCCATCTCTTTTCGCCCGCGGCGCTGAAGACGCGCCTCGTGCGAAAGGATGCCGAATTCCTCGTTGCCGATGACGGCCGCAATATTGGCGGCATGGGGTATGCGGCAATGTCGCAGCAATCGACGAAGACGGTCATGCTGCATCTCCTCTATGTCCGGCCGGCGCTGCAGCGCCAGGGTATCGGCCGCGATATCTTCGCCGAACTCGAAACCTGCTTTCCCGATGCGGAGATCATGCGCCTCGAAGTCGAACCGCAGAATGCCGCGGCGATCGCCTTCTATCGCACGCATGGCTTCACCGAGGTTGGCCGCAACGAGAATGACGTGGCCGGACAATCCGGCATTCCGGCATTGGTGTTGGAGAAGCGCTTGGCGGGTTAAACGCCTGTATCGTTGAGTGCCTTGTGGTGGGTGTGGTAGGTCTGGAGCAGTTGCATCAGTCGATCCTTGCTGACGGTAAGACCACTCGTTTCGATGCGCAGTTGCCGAAGATCATTCGTCGCACGTGCGGTATGGAATAGTGAGAATACCGGTTTGCGACCCTGAATGCTGTCTGGTCGGCACCAGACAGCGATTGTATCTCCAGTGCCTTCTGCGTCCGTTCCCGGCGATGCGGACAACAGGTTGCCCAGAACGAGAAAAATTGTTCGCAAAATCCTTTGCGCCAGCGTGGGTGCCGCCGCCTCGATGCGTGCGACTGCCGGCCACGGAATTAATTCTTGCATTAGCCGAAGATCTTTGAAGCCATTTGGGCCTATCGCAATGATCGTCTTATTGGAAAAAAAGATCAGGACATAAAGATTGCAAAATAGGTAGTACGCAATTGGCGGCCCACAGAGCAGAGACAGGAAAAACGAATTCAAAGTCCTATCGAAAATCCAGAAGCCGAAAACAATTATCACCAGTGTTGATAGTGCAATTCTAAGCCGAATATCCCTAGCGGAGTATCTGACCTCACGGACATCGCTCAAGAACATCCGTCTTTTTCCTTCCGCAACAATCATCGTCCGATTTTTACATAGGTAGAAAAGTGTGATGCCACAAGATTTGAATATCCGTGAAGCTCGCAAGGACGACCTGCCGGCGCTCGTGGCAATGTTTGCCGCCGACGCACTCGGCGGTCACGGCGATACCACGGAAGCTGAAGCTTTCCCGGATTATCTCAGGGCCTTCGTCGCCATCGAGGCTTCGCCTGACCAGACGCTTTACGTCGCAGAGCGCAGAGGCGAGGTCGTCGGCACATTTCAGACGATGGTGACGACCTCGCTCGCCGGCCGCGGCTCCTCGGCGATGATCATCGAGGCGGTGCAGACGCGCGCCGATATGCGCGGGCAGGGGGTCGGCGCGCTGATGATCGAATTTGCCATTGCCGAGGCAAAAGGCCGCGGTATCGGGCGGGTAGCGTTGACCTCGAATGCAGTGCGCAAGGATGCCCATCGCTTCTACGAAAGGCTGGGCTTCAAGCCCTCGCATCTGGGCTTCAAGATGGCTTTGAAATGACCCATGGCCGTCGTGGAATCGCTGGACAATTCGGCTTGGCGACGGCATAAGCGAGGAAACGAATTCTGGTTTGGCTCGCGTCTGGCGGGCACAAGGAAAAGACATGTGGAATCTTCTGGTTCAGACCTTTACCTGGTGGAACGGTCAGACGATGGGCACGCGTTTTGCGACCTGGCGTTTTGGCAAGCGCGTCGGCGAGGATGAATTCGGCAACGTCTACTACGAAGGCGGCATGTCCTCCTACGGTCTGCCGAGGCGTTGGGTGATCTACAAGGGTTATGCCGAAGCCTCCGCCATTCCGCCAGGCTGGCATGGCTGGATGCATCATCGCACAGACGTGCCGCCGTCCAAGGAGACCTACGTCGCCAAGGAGTGGCAGAAGCCCCACCGTCCCAACCATACCGGTTCGCCGCAGGCCTATCGTCCGCCGGGTTCCATCGCCGTTCCGGGCGAGCGTCCGCGCGTCACCGGCGATTACGACGCCTGGACGCCAGGCAACTGAGACGGCTCGACCGGGCGATCCCAAGACCCGGCTTTTGGCCACAATTGACCTTTACCCGCAGGTTGGCCGCGCTTGACCGCGGCTGTGAACTGAAAATGTCTGGAGACGGGTACATATGAAGCTCTTCACGCGGAACCTGGTCCTGCGTGCCGCCGGATCGCTGCTGGCGCTCTCGGCCCTGCTTCCGCCAGTTGCGGCAAATGCCGCACGCATCGAAAATCCGGTTGCCGTCTTTTCCGGCCTCGACAAGATCACCGGCCGCATCACGACGTTCGACGTCTATGTCAATGAGACGGTACAGTTCGGTGCGCTGCAGGTGACACCGAAGGCCTGTTATTCGCGCGACCAGTCGGAAGCACAGAAGATCGACGGTTTCGTCGAGGTCGACGAGATCACCCTTGACCGCAAGATCCGCCGCATCTTCACTGGCTGGATGTTCGCCGCCAGCCCGGGCCTCAACGCGGTCGAGCACCCGATCTACGACGTCTGGCTGAAGGACTGCAAGGCAAACTCGGATGTCCCGTCTCCCGACGGCGCCAAGGCGAAATAGCTGCATCTTCGTTAGGCTGGCATCTCCATATGCGCCTGATCCTCATGTGCTATCCGTAGGTCACCTCGGAGGATCGTCCCGCTCGATCAAAACCTCCATCGGATAATGATCGTCAGAAAGCCAGGTGCGGCGATTCCATCGCCGCAGCAAGCATCGCGGCATAGTCGGCCTTCGGAACGTCGATCGCTCCGAACGTCTTCAGGTGTTCGGTGGTGAACTGCGTGTCAAGCAGGGTGAAGCCTCTTTCCCGCAGCCGGTCGACCAGATGCACGAGGCAGATCTTCGAAGCATCTGTCCGGCGCGAAAACATGCTTTCACCGAAGAAGGCCGAGCCGAGCGAGACGCCGTAGAGGCCGCCGACCAGTTCATCGCCCTCCCAGGCTTCGACGGTATGGGCATGGCCCATGTCGAAGAGCGTCGC
The Rhizobium leguminosarum DNA segment above includes these coding regions:
- the gatB gene encoding Asp-tRNA(Asn)/Glu-tRNA(Gln) amidotransferase subunit GatB, coding for MTLVDVRTPDPKRFIPGATGDWEVIVGMEVHAQVLSNSKLFSGASTEFGKPQNSNVSMVDAAMPGMLPVINEECVKQAVRTGLGLKAQINKRSLFDRKNYFYPDLPQGYQISQFKDPIVGEGKIVISLGPDRQGQFEDIEIGIERLHLEQDAGKSMHDQHATMSYVDLNRSGVALMEIVSKPDMRSSDEAKAYMTKLRSIVRYLGTCDGNMDEGSMRADVNVSVRRPGEDFGTRCEIKNVNSIRFIGQAIEYEARRQIGILEDGGKIDQETRLFDPNKGETRSMRSKEDAHDYRYFPDPDLLPLEFDDAFIKTLEADLPELPDDKKERFVRELGLSIYDASVLVSEKAIADYFEAVAAGRDGKTAANWVINDLLGALNRTGKDIEQTPVSPAQLGAIIDLIKAGTISGKIAKDLFEIVLAEGGDPAEIVEARGMKQVTDTGAIEKAVDEIIAANPDQVEKVKAKPTMAAWFVGQVMKATGGKANPQAVQALVKAKLGIEE
- a CDS encoding GNAT family N-acetyltransferase, with protein sequence MYFVRTAGERDLEKVRALLVESFHATYDGLHGRAKVADLIAHLFSPAALKTRLVRKDAEFLVADDGRNIGGMGYAAMSQQSTKTVMLHLLYVRPALQRQGIGRDIFAELETCFPDAEIMRLEVEPQNAAAIAFYRTHGFTEVGRNENDVAGQSGIPALVLEKRLAG
- a CDS encoding GNAT family N-acetyltransferase, whose translation is MPQDLNIREARKDDLPALVAMFAADALGGHGDTTEAEAFPDYLRAFVAIEASPDQTLYVAERRGEVVGTFQTMVTTSLAGRGSSAMIIEAVQTRADMRGQGVGALMIEFAIAEAKGRGIGRVALTSNAVRKDAHRFYERLGFKPSHLGFKMALK
- a CDS encoding NADH:ubiquinone oxidoreductase subunit NDUFA12; this encodes MWNLLVQTFTWWNGQTMGTRFATWRFGKRVGEDEFGNVYYEGGMSSYGLPRRWVIYKGYAEASAIPPGWHGWMHHRTDVPPSKETYVAKEWQKPHRPNHTGSPQAYRPPGSIAVPGERPRVTGDYDAWTPGN
- a CDS encoding DUF2155 domain-containing protein codes for the protein MKLFTRNLVLRAAGSLLALSALLPPVAANAARIENPVAVFSGLDKITGRITTFDVYVNETVQFGALQVTPKACYSRDQSEAQKIDGFVEVDEITLDRKIRRIFTGWMFAASPGLNAVEHPIYDVWLKDCKANSDVPSPDGAKAK
- the aat gene encoding leucyl/phenylalanyl-tRNA--protein transferase, producing the protein MAGSRRKSPGITPDILLRAYSIGLFPMAESADDPEIFWVEPELRGVLPLDHFHVSKSLAKAVRKKPFEIRFDYAFDQVIAACAEETSGRPSTWINRTIRSLYATLFDMGHAHTVEAWEGDELVGGLYGVSLGSAFFGESMFSRRTDASKICLVHLVDRLRERGFTLLDTQFTTEHLKTFGAIDVPKADYAAMLAAAMESPHLAF